Genomic segment of Candidatus Aenigmatarchaeota archaeon:
AATAAAACTTTTTCCCTTCTAGGCTTACCATTAGAATTTCTAAAATCTCTTTGAAAAGATCCACATTTTATAAGAACAGAATCATCAATTTTTATGAAAGATATCTGTCTAAGTTTAAATTCAACTTTTCTTAACCTTGACCACGCACCTCTTTTAATTCTTTCCATTTCATAATCAGATTTACCACCTTTAAGTTTTTCGTGCCATTTTTGGAAAGTCCTTTTTTCATCATTGTATTTGACTTCCCCCAAAGCTAGGATTAAACCAACACATCCATAATCTATGATAGCATTCGAAGTAGCTTTACTGTCATTAACTATAACCTGATGGCTACTAGTATTTATTGCATGAGCCTTAAAATCCCATGGGATTTCTCTAAATCCATCAAAGCTCGTATTTCCATATTTTGGGCCAGGTATTTTCATACTATTTTTTAATAATTTTCCACATAAAAACTGAAAATACCAACCTATCCATTCCATTTGTTTCCAATGGGGAAAATTGAAATTTTTCATTTCTATTATTGATTTTCTCCCATCCCAAAAAATTGGAATATCCTTAAAGTTTTTCGAAATATTTTGGGATAATTTCAAAAATTCTTCTTTTTTCATTTTTTCCACCACGTCATTAGTTTTTGGTCCTGTAGTAGACCATTTTTTCTCAAATAGTAATCTAATAGATATCTAAAAACAATTTTTCCATTTTCATTTAAGTCTCCAATTATAAATTCCCTATTTAACATGTATGAAACAACTCCAACCATACCACTCCCACAAAGTGGATCAAAAATAAGATCTTTTTTGTTAGAAAAGTGCTCTAATAAACATTGAATGAGTTTGAATGGTAGTCTGGTTGGATACTTGGGCATATTGACCTTGTAATCTCTCTTAAAATTTAGCGTGGTTAAATTAGGTTCTCCCTTTTGACAATGAGAAGTTGAACATCTATTGTGATAATGCCAATTTTCACCTTTTGTGATCCAATAAATTTCATATACATTATGTGCTGGTCTTTTCATACATGATGGGGCAAAATTATATGTCCAATATAACTTTCCCCTAAGTGTTAATCCTTTGAATTGTATAATTTTTTCATGTATTATATTACTATTATTCCAACCAGAAAAAATAAGAGCTTGACCATTTTCTTTTAAATTTCTTTTTATACACTGTAATAGTTGATATATTTTTTCTCCATATTCACAGACATTCCATTCAACGTAACCATCGACAACATTATTGGCATTTCTATGATAATTTCCATTTTTTCCACTAAAATCTATCCCAAATGGTGGATCTGCTATTATCAAGTCTGCATCAACATTTTCCCAATTATTCATATCTTTTATTTCAAATTTTTCTGTAAGTTTTTCAATTAATTTTTGATATCTCAAAATATCACTCATTTATTATATTGAAAATTTTATTTATTTTATTAATTGGATATTCTATTTGATATAACCTAAATCAATCCCCATTCCTTTAAAAGTAACTTTTCATCTTCTTGAAGTTTGTCAAAGACCTCTTTTAAACCTTGAATATTTCCATGAGTGATAACTGAGACAAGTATATCTCCTTCTTCTATCTGTCTACCTATTGTTGGCTCTTCCATTGATATTGCAACTTTTTCACCGGTTTTGGCCTCATTTATATTTTTTCCTTCCTTTTGTATCTGATCAACCTTCCCAACATCTTTCCCGCTTTTTTCCACTTTCAATGGAGTTCCTGGTTTCAGGACACCATTCAAGATCTCAACACCAAAAACTGCCGGTGCTCTTGTCCTGAAAACTAAACCAGGTATCACCCTCAACCTGCATGGTCTTGGTAGTCTGCTAAGTTTTGAAATCTTTTTTCTCTCCTTGCTTTCCATAAACCATTTTTGATAATCTTCTACTATTTGATATATTATATTTCCAAAAAATGTTTTGATACATAGGTCCCTAGCCACCTCTTCCGCGTCATTTAATATACAAACATTAAAACCAATTATAACTCTCCTTTCTTCTTCTTTAACTATGTCGGCTTCCACTACATCCTGTTTTGTGATATGACCAATACCAGCCTTTCTTATTGGTATATTGTTGTCCCTAAGAATCTTTACCAAAGCCTCCAAACTACCTAATGTGTCTGCTTTTACCACTATACCTTCAATATCTGATGTAAATTCAACTTCCTCAACTTCTTGTTGTATTTTTTTCTTTGCTTCCTCTATTTGTGATTCATGACATACAAATATCACTGGACTACCCGCTATGACATTTTCAAGACCCGGAGCCGCTATTTTTACTCCAGCGGCAGCTAAAACTTCCTTTACTGGTTCAAACTTTTTTTCAACTCTAAGTTCCTTTAAAACAGGGGGTCTTAGTATAGATTTCACTTTTGTAACTACTGGTTCCTTCCCACCTATTATTATATAATCACCCACATGCACCACACCGTCATAGATTACAACATCTATTGTTACACCTAACCCTTTTACCTCTTTTACCTCTAGAACAGAACCTCTAGCTTCATTTGTCAGCTGAAGTCTGTTTTTTAAGAAATGTTGAGATAATCCTGAGAGTATCATTAAAAGTTCTGGTATTCCTTCGCCTGTTTTACCTGAACAAGGAACTATTGCAACCTGTTTCTTGAAGTCAACAACTCTGTCAAACCTTTCTGACTCAAAACCCCTTTCAGAGAGTTGAGAAACCAAACCATATATTTTTTCTTCCAATTCATTATTGACATCATATCCTTGGTTATTAACACTCTCAATAAAACATGCCTTTGGTTTTGGAGACCACCCAGGAATCAAATCTATCTTGTTTGCAGCCACTACAAATGGTGTTTTGAAACTTTTCAAATATTCCAAACTTTCATCCGTCTGTGGTTGAAAACCCTTATTTATATCAACAACAAGTATTGCTAAATCTGCAATCGATCCACCTCTTTTCCTAAGCGTCGTGAAGGCTTCATGCCCAGGAGTATCTATAAAAAGTAGACCAGGAATTTTAACATCTATTTTCAACTTTGATAAAAGTTCCCCACAGAAACTTTTTATCACATCTATTGGTATGAAGGATGCACCTATATGTTGAGTAATCCCACCGGCTTCTCCTTTTTGAACAACAGTACCTCTAATTGAATCTAATATACTTGTCTTACCGTGGTCGACATTTTCGGGTGAAATTCACTGTCCGAGGACGACCACGATAGGTTGCCTCAACATTTAAACCACCTTGACATCTATTTATTATTCA
This window contains:
- a CDS encoding site-specific DNA-methyltransferase, which translates into the protein MSDILRYQKLIEKLTEKFEIKDMNNWENVDADLIIADPPFGIDFSGKNGNYHRNANNVVDGYVEWNVCEYGEKIYQLLQCIKRNLKENGQALIFSGWNNSNIIHEKIIQFKGLTLRGKLYWTYNFAPSCMKRPAHNVYEIYWITKGENWHYHNRCSTSHCQKGEPNLTTLNFKRDYKVNMPKYPTRLPFKLIQCLLEHFSNKKDLIFDPLCGSGMVGVVSYMLNREFIIGDLNENGKIVFRYLLDYYLRKNGLLQDQKLMTWWKK
- the infB gene encoding translation initiation factor IF-2 codes for the protein MSPENVDHGKTSILDSIRGTVVQKGEAGGITQHIGASFIPIDVIKSFCGELLSKLKIDVKIPGLLFIDTPGHEAFTTLRKRGGSIADLAILVVDINKGFQPQTDESLEYLKSFKTPFVVAANKIDLIPGWSPKPKACFIESVNNQGYDVNNELEEKIYGLVSQLSERGFESERFDRVVDFKKQVAIVPCSGKTGEGIPELLMILSGLSQHFLKNRLQLTNEARGSVLEVKEVKGLGVTIDVVIYDGVVHVGDYIIIGGKEPVVTKVKSILRPPVLKELRVEKKFEPVKEVLAAAGVKIAAPGLENVIAGSPVIFVCHESQIEEAKKKIQQEVEEVEFTSDIEGIVVKADTLGSLEALVKILRDNNIPIRKAGIGHITKQDVVEADIVKEEERRVIIGFNVCILNDAEEVARDLCIKTFFGNIIYQIVEDYQKWFMESKERKKISKLSRLPRPCRLRVIPGLVFRTRAPAVFGVEILNGVLKPGTPLKVEKSGKDVGKVDQIQKEGKNINEAKTGEKVAISMEEPTIGRQIEEGDILVSVITHGNIQGLKEVFDKLQEDEKLLLKEWGLI